Genomic window (Sphingomonas sp. S1-29):
TGAATTCAAGCACGGTGTACTAACGATCGTGCTGCCCAAGGACGCGCAGGCCGCCGAGCGCACGCGCAAGATCGCGATCACCGCCGCTAGCTGATTAATACCGTGAGGAGCCTCCGCCACACGGCCGACGGCGAAGACTCCTCGCTTCGGCACAATCGACCTTTAGCCAACCGCAATTACGCGTCAGGTCGCACCTAGCCGGGCAGCGGACGCATTTCGACGATGACGATTAGAGCGGTATTTGCGTTGAACATCACATACCATTGCGGCGAAGGTTCAACGACTCCGCTGGTGGCGCAACCCGCCATTGCATGCATGGATGGCGCAACCGGAGCGCAGCGACGGGGCCGATCATGCATTGAACCATATTGATCATGTCATTGCAAAGCAGGCGGCCCGCCGCTTGACCCTAATAGCCTCGCGTCCGGCTGAACCAAGTGGGCATGACTGAAGCGATGCCAGCTGACCAAGCTAAGCCTGATCACCAACGGCGTCGACGTGCTGCGGCCCTACGACCGCATAGATTTTTGCGTGTCCGCGAGCGGCCACCTGGTGCTTGGATTGCACTAGGCCATCGGGGCCCCGGCAGACCATACGGAACAGCCCATCGTCGTCAGCGGTCTGTTGGCCTATACCAGTGAAGCGGTGCAGAGCCAGTCGGGCAAATGGTGCCCCGGCGAACGGGAAAATGCGCCGGGGCAGAGGTTGGATGCGCAATAAATATCACGGACGCCCGCTCTCTCTCTGGTCTGTAAAACGCAACACCAATCCAGTTTAAGTTATATAGTACACGAATAACGTCTTGACACGCGCCCATGATGTACCGAACCTTCCCCGATCGCAAGTTTTTCCGTTTAGAACTACCTGCCCAATCGAAGCCTTGATATCAGACGACACTGTCGCGATGCTTTGGCTGGAAGCTATTGCACACGGCTTGCAGGCCAACGGTGGCGCATTGACGTTCAAATCGCTTGCCCCGACCAGCACGCCATCAGCGGCGATGCGGTTTACTTGCTCGATGACTAGAAGGTCTTCGTGCACCACGTCGCGTCTTGCGATGGAGCACCCGAGCGGTCTCGAATGAACAGCGCACGCGGAGTGACAGGTTACGAAGCGCTTCAAAAACATGTTCGGTGCAAGGCTCCTGAATTATGGTCACGCCGACCACAAGATGGCGAAGCCTACCAGCACCAGCGCTTAGGTAAGGCCGCCGACGCAAACCCGGTCGGATTACCGAGTTCAATCATCACCTTCCCGCTCGCCACCCTGCTCACCGGCGCCACTGCGGTGGCAGCGCGCGCAATTGTCGATGTTGCGGATTCCTTCCTCGGCATGCTCGGCGCGGACCTGCGCGGGCTGATGTTCGTGGCAGCCGAAGCAAGTGTTGCGCGTCAAGTCGCCCCCGGTGTGGCACGTCGCACACGACACGTTGTGCGGCCCGGTCAGCGCAAAGGAGCGCCTATGGTCGAACGTCGCGGGCTCCCACGCGGTGCTGCTATGGCATGCGGCGCAGTTGCGTCCCGCCTGCGCATGCAGCGGGGTCCGTGGGGGCCGGTGGCAGGCCGCGCACTGGCCGCGGACCTCGAGGCGCAGCAGCGCATGCGCGAAGCTCTGGTGCGATGCCTGGACCAGCCGCGGCCCGCTGTGATCGGTGTGGCAGGCGACGCAATCGGGCTGGCGGAGCGCCTGATGGAACGCGATCGCGCTGCTTCGCCTTGCCACCGGCACGCCGCGGGTGGTGCGGATGCCGATGTCGGCGACCTTGTGGCAGGTTGCACAGCGATTGGCCGATACGCCCCGGAACGGCGCGTGGCAGGCGAAACAGTCGCCGGTGATGCGCGCATGCGCCGGGACCAGCGGCCCGGGCGCGACCATCAGGTGCGGCCAGGCAAAGCTCAGCGCGATCAGCGCGCCCAGGTTGACCGCGATCAGCCACAGGCCCCAGCGCCGGATCACCGCCACCCCCAGAAAAGCAAGATGGCGATGATATGCGCCAGCGCCAGCACCCCGAACCCCAGCGTGATCGGCAGATGCACCACCCGCCACGCCTTCACGACGTCGAAGGTGAGGCTGTCCCAATAGGTTTGTTCTTCGAGCGCGTCTGGGGTCAGCCCCTGCGCGCGCAGCCGGGTGCGCGTCGCCTCGAGCCGCTTACGCGCGCGGCCGAGGAGATATTTGCCGGTCAGTCCGCTCGCGATGTTGATCAGCATCGCCCACACCGCCAGCCAGGCGAGGATCGCGTTGAAGTGGATGCCGGCATGGACAAGGATCAGCAACGATCCCGCCCAGGCGAGCCTCTCATGCCAGCGCAGCAGCGTTGCCGGCTTGCCCCGTTTGATCAGCTTACGCTTGCGCAGCGAATAGCCCGACGACGCCAGGATCAGCAGCACCCCGGGAATGCCGAGGTAGCGCCCGATCCAGACCAGGTTCGACAAATGCAGCAACGCATCGAGCGCAAGCGCCGCGCCCCCCAGCGCGACCAGCGAAAGATAGAAGGGGATCACCTCGCGGCGGATCAGGCTGGCACCGAGCCCGGTCATGCTTCGAGCACCAGGTCGCTGATGGGGGCCGACACGCACAACAGGCATCGCCCTGGCCCTGGCTCGAAAACGGGCGGGCGCACATAGCGCAGCGTGCCCGAGCTGATGCCGATCTCGCAGGTGCCGCAACTCCCCGAACGGCATCCCGAATCGACCGCGACGCCGTTGCGTTCGGCAAAGTCGAGCAGGCTGGCGTCCTCGCCGGTCCAGCCGAGCGTTCGCCCCGAGCGCGCGAAGCGAACCACGATTCGCGTGTCGAGCGGCACATCCACGGCTGGTTCTGGCACGCCGATCGAAGCGGGGCCAAATGCTTCGTGATGGATGCGATCGGCGGGCACCCCGCCGTCGCGCAGCGCGGGGATCAGGCTGACCATCATCGGCGGCGGCCCGCAGACATAGAAATCATGCCGGCCGGGGGGCAGGACCTGGTGTAGCAATGTCATGTCGATCACCCCGCTCAGGCCGAAACCATGGCGGGCGCTGTCCCCTGGAGCGGGGCAGCTCTGCACCAGCGTTACCTGGAAATTGCGGTGGCGTTCGGCCATTTCCGCCAGCGCGGCCTCGAACACCAGGTCGCGCCAGTTGCGCACGCCATAGATCAGATGGATCGCGCGATCGGGCTGCGCCGCCAACGCCGCCCGCGCCATCGCGAACAGCGGCGTGATGCCGATACCGCCCGCGACCAGCACCGCAACGATGCCGCGATCCTCATCAAGCACGAAGCTGCCCGCCGGCGCCCGCACCTCCAACAGCGTGCCGGGCGCGACTCGATCATGGAAATGATTGGAAACCAGTCCGGGCGGCAGATCGGGCCGATCGGGCGGGGCCGGGATACGCTTGATCGTGATTCGGTAGCCCCCGGGGTCATGCCGATCGGACAGCGAATAGCAGCGCGTGACCGTGCGGAGCGCCCCCTGCGCATCGCGAAGCGCCAGTTGCAGCGTCAGGAACTGGCCGGCGTGGTACGCGGCGAGCGGCCGGCCGTCGACCGGCTCGAGATAGAAGGAGGTTTGGCTGAGCGCCTCGTCTTCGTCCTCGCGGTAGCGCACGCGAAACTCGCGCAAGCCCGCCCAGGCTCCCTGGCGATCGGCAGGGGCTGCCGGGGCGGTGTCGACCGTTGGTGCAACATGCGGTCGGTAGCGCAAAACAGTCATGACGATCACCGCGCCAAGCTGCGCCAGCAACGCAAGTGAGATGTAGCCAAGAAGCGCGAGCGCGGTCATCGGGGATGGCGGACCGGCGGGGCAAGAACCGGCCGCGGGCTCATATCGCAGTGCCCACCAGCCTCCCGATTCCCGCGGTCAGCGCCATTGCCAGCGCCCCCCAGAAGGTCACGCGGAGCGTCGCGGTCCACACCGGTGCCCCGCCCGCCCGCGCCCCGACCGCGCCCAGCAGCGCGAGGAACAGCAGCGAGGCGACCGCCTCGATCACGACCAGCCCCGCTCGCGGCGCGAAGATCACGATCGCCAGCGGCAGCGCGGCACCCGCGGTGAAGGTCGCCGCCGAGGTCAGCGCCGCCTGGATCGGCCGCGCGGTGGTCATTTCGGAAATGCCCAGCTCGTCATGCGCGTGCGCCGCCAGCGCATCCTTGGCCATCAGCTGCCGCGCGACGGTGTCGGCGGTCGCGCGGTCGACGCCGCGCTTTTCATAGATTCCGGCGAGCTCGCGGATCTCCGCATCGACGTCATCGGTCAGTTCGGCGCGTTCGCGCGCGAGATCGGCCTGTTCGGTATCCGATTGCGAGCTGACCGAGACATATTCGCCCGCCGCCATCGACATCGCGCCAGCCACCAGCCCTGCCGCGCCCGCAATCAGGATGTCCGCCGGCTTGGCCGCCGCCGCCGCGACGCCGATGATCAGGCTGGCGGTCGAGACGATCCCGTCATTCGCCCCCAGCACCGCGGCGCGCAGCCAGCCCACGCGCGACACGAGGTGCCGTTCGCGGTGCAGCGCCAACCTAGTCACGGCCACAGCCGCCGCGGTAGCGCTCGCAAACGGCGCATCGTCATGGCTTCGCGCATGCGCGGTCTCCTTTTCCAAGGCCCCTTTTCAGCGACGATGCTGACGAGCGCCTGACGGCAACCCTGCGGCGCGGTTGGGCTTGCCGATATACGGGATAGTCGCAGCGCATCGGGGCCCGGTCGGCGGCGGCAGCAAGTTGTGCGGCAGGCTAAAGTGATGGTCCGGGACTATACCTATTGTTCCAACGCTGCCGAAGTCGCACCCAGTCGCTGTTCTTGATTTTCCTCTTGCGGTGAACAGGGAAGCGACATGCCAAAGCATTCGACATCGATCCTGGCCATTTTAGCGGTGGTAATGGCGCCGGCCTTCTTGCCCGTTTCAGCGCATGCGCAGGACAAGATCATGTCGAACCAGGACTGGTGGCCGAACCGCCTAGATCTCAGCCCGCTGCGCCGGGACGATGCAGGTGCCAACCCCTACGGCGCCGATTTCGACTATGCCGCCGAATTCGCCACGCTCGACCTTGACGCGGTGAAGCGCGACATTGCCAAACTCCTGACCACTTCGCAGCCATGGTGGCCCGCCGACTATGGCAATTATGGTCCACTATTCATCCGCATGGCCTGGCACAGCGCGGGGACCTACCGCGTCGGCGATGGGCGCGGCGGCGGGGGCGGCGGTGAACAACGATTCGAACCGCTCAATTCCTGGCCCGACAATGTTAGCCTCGACAAGGCCCGCCGACTCGTGTGGCCGATCAAGCAGAAATATGGCCGCAAACTGTCATGGGGCGACCTCATGGTGCTGACGGGCAATGTTGCGCTCGAGAATATGGGCTTCAAGACGATCGGCTTCGCCGGCGGCCGCGTCGATTCCTGGCAGCCCGATCTGGTCTTTTGGGGCCCCGAATCCAAATTCCTTGCCGCCGATCGCTTTGACAAGGACGGCAACCTCAAAGGCCCGCTCGCGGCCACCCAAATGGGGCTGATCTACGTCAATCCCGAAGGGCCCGGCGGCAACCCCGACCCGATCGCCGCGGCCAAGGCGATCCGGATCGCCTTCGGCAATATGGCGATGAACGATGAGGAAACCGTCGCGCTGATCGCCGGCGGGCATACCTTCGGCAAGGCACATGGCGCACACAAACCCGCCGATTGCGTCGGCACCGATCCCGCCGGTGGCGGCGTCGAACAGCAGGGCCTGGGCTGGGACAATAAATGCGGCAAGGGCAATGCCGAGGATACCGTCACCAGCGGTCTAGAGGGCGCATGGTCGGCCAGCCCGATCGCGTTCACGACGCAATTTTTCGACAATCTGTTCGGGTTCGACTGGGTGAAGACCAAGAGCCCGGCAGGCGCGGTCCAGTGGATCCCCACCACCCAATTCGCCGCCAGGCTGGTACCCGACGCGCATGTCGAAGGCAGGCGTCACGCACCGATCATGTTCACCACCGATATCGCACTCAAGGAAGACCCGGGCTTCCGCGCGATCTCCAGGCGCTTCCACGAGAATCCCAACGCCTTCGCCAAAGCCTTTGCCCAGGCCTGGTTCAAGCTGACCCATCGCGACATGGGAACCAGCGCGCGCTATCTGGGCAAGGACGCGCCGCAGGAAGCCTTTTCGTGGCAGGACCCGCTGCCCAAGGCGGACCATGCCATGATCGACGCATCGGACGCCGCCCGGCTCCGGGCGCAGATCCTGGCAACCGGCCTTGCCCCGCGCGAACTGGTCAAGGCCGCCTGGGCGTCGGCATCGACCTTTCGCCGAAGCGATATGCGGGGCGGCGCCAATGGCGCGCGCGTGCGGCTCGACCCGGCGAGCGGCTGGGCCGCCAACGACCCCGCCGAACTCGCCCGCGTTGTCGGCAAGCTCGAAGGCGTGCAGCGCGATTTCAACCGTTCGGCCGGTAGCGGCAAGCAGGTGTCGCTCGCCGATCTGCTCGTGCTGGGCGGCAATGCGGCGATCGAGCAGGCCGCGGCCAAGGCCGGACGCTCCGTGACGGTGCCCTTCACCCCGGGCCGGGTCGATGCCACCCAGGCGCAAACCGACGCTGCCTCCTACGCCCATCTGCGCCCGCGAGCCGACGGCTTTCGCAACTTCTACGGCGCCGACAGCGACCTGGCACCGGCAGCGATGCTCGTGGACAAGGCCAGCATGCTGAACCTTACCGTACCCGAGATGACGGTGCTGGTCGGCGGCATGCGCGCGCTCGATGCCAATACCGGGCATTCGGCAAACGGTGTGTTCACCACCCGCCCCGGCACGCTCACCAACGACTTTTTCGTCAACCTGCTCGATATGACGACGAAATGGCAAAAATCGCCCAAGAACGCCGCCCTGTATGAAGGGCGCGACCGGACCACCGGCAAGCTGAAATGGACCGCCACCCCGGTCGATCTCGTTTTCGGATCGAATGCCGAGCTGCGCGCCGTGTCCGAGGCCTATGCTTCGGACGATGCCAAGACGCAGTTCGTCGACAACTTCGTCGCCGCCTGGGCAAAGGTCATGGACCTCGATCGCTTCTACCCTCCGCGTCGGGGAAGCTAGCCGCTGTCATGCGGGCCTTG
Coding sequences:
- a CDS encoding cytochrome c3 family protein; the encoded protein is MIRRWGLWLIAVNLGALIALSFAWPHLMVAPGPLVPAHARITGDCFACHAPFRGVSANRCATCHKVADIGIRTTRGVPVARRSSAIAFHQALRQPDCVACHTDHSGPRLVQASHQSFAHALLRLEVRGQCAACHRPPRTPLHAQAGRNCAACHSSTAWEPATFDHRRSFALTGPHNVSCATCHTGGDLTRNTCFGCHEHQPAQVRAEHAEEGIRNIDNCARCHRSGAGEQGGEREGDD
- a CDS encoding 2Fe-2S iron-sulfur cluster-binding protein, whose product is MLAQLGAVIVMTVLRYRPHVAPTVDTAPAAPADRQGAWAGLREFRVRYREDEDEALSQTSFYLEPVDGRPLAAYHAGQFLTLQLALRDAQGALRTVTRCYSLSDRHDPGGYRITIKRIPAPPDRPDLPPGLVSNHFHDRVAPGTLLEVRAPAGSFVLDEDRGIVAVLVAGGIGITPLFAMARAALAAQPDRAIHLIYGVRNWRDLVFEAALAEMAERHRNFQVTLVQSCPAPGDSARHGFGLSGVIDMTLLHQVLPPGRHDFYVCGPPPMMVSLIPALRDGGVPADRIHHEAFGPASIGVPEPAVDVPLDTRIVVRFARSGRTLGWTGEDASLLDFAERNGVAVDSGCRSGSCGTCEIGISSGTLRYVRPPVFEPGPGRCLLCVSAPISDLVLEA
- a CDS encoding VIT1/CCC1 transporter family protein — encoded protein: MTRLALHRERHLVSRVGWLRAAVLGANDGIVSTASLIIGVAAAAAKPADILIAGAAGLVAGAMSMAAGEYVSVSSQSDTEQADLARERAELTDDVDAEIRELAGIYEKRGVDRATADTVARQLMAKDALAAHAHDELGISEMTTARPIQAALTSAATFTAGAALPLAIVIFAPRAGLVVIEAVASLLFLALLGAVGARAGGAPVWTATLRVTFWGALAMALTAGIGRLVGTAI
- the katG gene encoding catalase/peroxidase HPI, with translation MPKHSTSILAILAVVMAPAFLPVSAHAQDKIMSNQDWWPNRLDLSPLRRDDAGANPYGADFDYAAEFATLDLDAVKRDIAKLLTTSQPWWPADYGNYGPLFIRMAWHSAGTYRVGDGRGGGGGGEQRFEPLNSWPDNVSLDKARRLVWPIKQKYGRKLSWGDLMVLTGNVALENMGFKTIGFAGGRVDSWQPDLVFWGPESKFLAADRFDKDGNLKGPLAATQMGLIYVNPEGPGGNPDPIAAAKAIRIAFGNMAMNDEETVALIAGGHTFGKAHGAHKPADCVGTDPAGGGVEQQGLGWDNKCGKGNAEDTVTSGLEGAWSASPIAFTTQFFDNLFGFDWVKTKSPAGAVQWIPTTQFAARLVPDAHVEGRRHAPIMFTTDIALKEDPGFRAISRRFHENPNAFAKAFAQAWFKLTHRDMGTSARYLGKDAPQEAFSWQDPLPKADHAMIDASDAARLRAQILATGLAPRELVKAAWASASTFRRSDMRGGANGARVRLDPASGWAANDPAELARVVGKLEGVQRDFNRSAGSGKQVSLADLLVLGGNAAIEQAAAKAGRSVTVPFTPGRVDATQAQTDAASYAHLRPRADGFRNFYGADSDLAPAAMLVDKASMLNLTVPEMTVLVGGMRALDANTGHSANGVFTTRPGTLTNDFFVNLLDMTTKWQKSPKNAALYEGRDRTTGKLKWTATPVDLVFGSNAELRAVSEAYASDDAKTQFVDNFVAAWAKVMDLDRFYPPRRGS